A window of Pseudodesulfovibrio hydrargyri contains these coding sequences:
- a CDS encoding thermonuclease family protein: MANRFLSILLLILLFFTGLSHAFMGKVVGVADGDTITVLAEGNTTIKVRLYGIDAPESRQDFGNKAKQNLTSLVFGKIVDMEPMAQDRYGRTVAHIFVDDQDVCEALVRAGMAWVYLIYCREKPTCDNWLMFEQKARVAGVGLWASPSPQAPWEWRRGGGVKGDALAPAPKYQAASGTVYHGNISSHVFHRPGCRHYDCKNCVENFEKRKDAIRAGYKPCQICSP, encoded by the coding sequence ATGGCTAATAGATTTCTCTCGATCCTACTCCTAATCCTTCTTTTTTTCACCGGCCTGTCTCACGCTTTCATGGGCAAAGTCGTCGGGGTAGCTGATGGCGATACCATCACGGTGTTGGCCGAAGGGAATACGACCATCAAGGTTCGGCTCTACGGCATCGATGCCCCCGAGAGCAGGCAGGACTTCGGCAACAAAGCCAAGCAGAATCTTACATCGCTGGTATTCGGTAAGATCGTTGACATGGAGCCCATGGCCCAGGACAGGTACGGTCGGACCGTCGCCCACATCTTCGTTGATGACCAAGACGTGTGTGAAGCCCTTGTGCGAGCGGGCATGGCCTGGGTTTACCTCATTTACTGCCGAGAAAAGCCCACATGTGACAACTGGCTTATGTTTGAGCAAAAGGCCAGAGTTGCGGGCGTGGGCCTGTGGGCCAGTCCGTCACCGCAAGCACCTTGGGAGTGGCGACGGGGAGGTGGGGTTAAGGGTGACGCGCTTGCTCCTGCACCCAAATACCAAGCCGCCTCGGGCACTGTGTATCATGGAAACATCAGCAGTCACGTTTTTCACCGGCCTGGATGTCGCCACTACGACTGCAAGAACTGCGTTGAAAACTTCGAGAAGCGCAAGGATGCGATTCGGGCTGGGTACAAACCCTGCCAGATATGCAGCCCCTGA
- a CDS encoding recombinase family protein, producing MLDMSKSNKKKTKAYSYIRMSSKKQLHGDSLRRQLEATHRYVKANGLVLDDDLRDLGVSAYTSANVTEGALGQFLSLVRESKIPCGSVLVVESLDRISRAKVLDAFDVFREIVRAGIKIHTLENGKTYTHENINDNFSDLLICLGIMARANEESERKSERLGAMWDNKHRLAKRGVPIGGLHPAWVEYSADQGKYILIPERAELIKRMFAETITGYGRRMIAMRFNEEKIPTWGRSKNGWSASYVGKIVDERSVLGEYQPYTGGKRQGGKRVPFGDPVHGYWPRVIDEETWLRARAASKRRKLKPDTGGKGKKGFVTNIFRKVARCGLCGCAMRLRTARPKDKYLVCDGRSRGTNCEHASFHQYARIEQALLDGLLREIDLDSIGEEKTIHKPDLQEELKKAQAELAESTRTLDKLVESFGADSIPQVEQRIRDMHEDVRGCKERILDLEDRLAESQVKPSIKKRQSNITALAEKLKNADEEEASRLRGELTAELRRVVRKITFFPDRVAVFEIGGEHTDMPDRTLYYACFCPPPRRVNEKVVWQRFIYKKSVPPESIVAGGPFVKLDGTPAPPEQTHYDWDLEDLQKWIATRSKQL from the coding sequence ATGCTAGACATGTCAAAATCAAACAAGAAAAAAACAAAGGCATACAGCTATATAAGGATGTCGTCAAAAAAACAGCTTCATGGCGACAGCTTGCGAAGGCAACTTGAGGCGACACATAGATACGTGAAAGCCAACGGGCTTGTTCTCGATGATGATCTGCGGGACCTTGGTGTTTCGGCATACACCTCGGCCAACGTCACCGAAGGGGCGCTGGGACAGTTTCTGTCTCTTGTTCGCGAAAGCAAAATCCCATGCGGTTCGGTCCTAGTCGTCGAGTCGTTGGACCGAATTTCCCGCGCCAAGGTTCTGGACGCTTTCGACGTTTTCCGTGAGATCGTCCGCGCGGGCATAAAAATCCATACTCTTGAAAACGGGAAAACATACACTCACGAGAACATCAACGACAATTTCAGTGATCTGCTAATTTGCCTCGGGATCATGGCGAGGGCGAACGAGGAGTCCGAGCGGAAATCCGAACGGCTCGGTGCGATGTGGGACAACAAGCACCGTTTGGCTAAAAGGGGGGTCCCGATCGGCGGTCTCCATCCGGCGTGGGTCGAGTATTCCGCTGACCAGGGCAAATACATCCTGATCCCGGAAAGGGCTGAGTTAATCAAGCGGATGTTCGCGGAGACGATCACCGGGTACGGAAGACGCATGATCGCCATGCGTTTTAACGAAGAGAAGATTCCGACTTGGGGCCGTTCCAAGAATGGTTGGTCGGCTTCATACGTTGGCAAAATCGTCGATGAAAGATCGGTTTTAGGTGAATACCAGCCGTACACTGGTGGTAAACGCCAAGGGGGGAAGCGGGTTCCGTTCGGCGACCCCGTACATGGCTACTGGCCCCGGGTGATTGACGAGGAGACATGGCTTAGGGCAAGGGCTGCTTCCAAGCGGAGGAAATTGAAGCCCGACACGGGAGGGAAGGGGAAAAAGGGGTTTGTGACCAATATTTTCAGGAAAGTCGCTCGTTGCGGATTGTGTGGGTGTGCCATGCGTTTGCGCACTGCCCGTCCCAAAGACAAATATCTCGTTTGTGATGGCCGGAGTCGCGGGACGAACTGTGAACACGCCTCATTCCACCAGTATGCCCGGATTGAACAAGCGCTCCTTGATGGCCTCCTGCGAGAAATCGACCTGGACTCCATCGGCGAGGAAAAGACAATCCATAAGCCGGACCTTCAGGAGGAACTGAAAAAGGCGCAAGCCGAACTAGCGGAAAGCACGAGAACCTTGGACAAGCTAGTCGAGTCTTTCGGGGCCGACTCCATCCCGCAAGTCGAGCAACGCATCCGGGACATGCACGAGGACGTTAGGGGTTGTAAGGAAAGAATCCTAGACCTTGAAGATCGACTTGCAGAAAGCCAGGTAAAGCCGTCTATCAAAAAAAGGCAGTCCAACATCACGGCCTTGGCCGAAAAGTTGAAAAATGCAGATGAAGAAGAAGCGTCAAGACTTCGCGGGGAGTTGACCGCCGAGTTGAGACGGGTTGTCCGCAAAATTACTTTTTTCCCAGATCGGGTAGCTGTTTTTGAAATCGGTGGCGAACATACAGATATGCCTGACAGGACCCTATATTATGCATGTTTCTGTCCACCGCCACGAAGAGTAAATGAAAAGGTCGTCTGGCAAAGATTCATTTATAAAAAATCCGTACCGCCTGAATCCATTGTAGCAGGTGGTCCATTTGTTAAGCTAGATGGAACTCCCGCTCCACCGGAGCAGACACACTATGACTGGGATCTTGAGGACTTGCAAAAGTGGATAGCTACTCGATCAAAGCAACTGTAA
- a CDS encoding ATP-binding protein, whose amino-acid sequence MREIVVISGKGGAGKTSMAGAFAHLAQNAILCDLDVDAPDLHLLLAPQVRSEEPFHSGHEAVIDPARCVGCGQCAELCRFDAVREDGDAYRVDSLACEGCKVCVALCPEQAIDFPEKHCGQWYVSDTRFGPMVHAQLFPGEENSGRLVTLLKQKGRAMAEERGLDLVLCDGTPGIGCPVISSMAGTDLAVIVTEPTPSGLHDLKRVAELCGRFRTKVAVLVNKWDVNPAMTEEIETWSSAQGYTLAGRFPHDRAVVDAMLERKVLTETDNAELAAILNASWAGILALLDTCN is encoded by the coding sequence ATGCGCGAGATAGTGGTCATCAGCGGCAAAGGCGGCGCGGGCAAGACCTCCATGGCCGGGGCGTTCGCCCACCTCGCACAAAACGCCATTCTCTGCGACCTGGACGTGGACGCCCCGGACCTTCACCTGCTCCTGGCCCCGCAGGTGCGCAGCGAGGAGCCGTTCCACTCCGGCCACGAGGCGGTCATCGACCCGGCCCGCTGCGTGGGCTGCGGCCAGTGCGCGGAACTGTGCCGGTTTGACGCCGTCCGCGAGGACGGCGACGCCTACCGCGTGGACTCCCTGGCCTGCGAGGGGTGCAAGGTCTGCGTGGCCCTGTGCCCGGAGCAGGCCATCGACTTCCCGGAAAAGCACTGCGGCCAGTGGTATGTGTCCGACACCCGGTTCGGTCCCATGGTCCACGCCCAGCTCTTCCCCGGCGAGGAGAACTCCGGCCGCCTGGTCACCCTGCTCAAGCAGAAGGGGCGGGCCATGGCCGAGGAGCGGGGGCTCGACCTGGTCCTGTGCGACGGCACGCCCGGCATCGGCTGCCCGGTGATCAGCTCCATGGCCGGGACCGACCTGGCCGTGATCGTCACCGAGCCCACGCCCTCGGGGCTGCACGATCTCAAGCGCGTGGCCGAGCTGTGCGGCCGGTTCCGGACCAAGGTGGCCGTGCTGGTCAACAAGTGGGACGTGAACCCGGCCATGACCGAGGAGATCGAGACGTGGAGTTCGGCCCAGGGGTACACCCTGGCCGGGCGGTTCCCCCATGACCGGGCCGTGGTCGACGCCATGCTCGAACGCAAGGTCCTGACCGAGA
- a CDS encoding DUF134 domain-containing protein: MGRRKIRRTVQREPGARYYKPQGIPMRELQNATLTLEELEALRLADAQGLTQEEGAQAMGVSRATFGRVLGAARRIVATALAEGQAIRIEGGHYAFAEDAWECPKLSPDRVSETIGDESMPGMDGTGPRGAGGGGRCMGGRGRGMGRGRGVGGQGRGMGGQNMGQGAGTGQGRGAGQRSGEQQQIKDTAMSRIAVTTEGPTLDDRVDPRFGRAAGFAIVDPQTMAVVQYVDNGGSQAMAQGAGIQAAENVANAGASVLLTGYVGPKAFAALEAAGIAVGQDVDNLTVRQAVEKYVAGEVDMAANANAPAGGNK; encoded by the coding sequence ATGGGAAGGCGAAAGATCAGGCGGACCGTGCAGCGGGAACCCGGGGCGAGATATTACAAGCCGCAGGGCATCCCCATGCGCGAATTGCAAAACGCGACCCTGACCCTGGAGGAGCTTGAGGCGCTTCGGCTGGCCGACGCCCAGGGGCTGACCCAGGAGGAGGGCGCGCAGGCCATGGGTGTTTCCCGGGCCACGTTCGGCAGGGTGCTCGGCGCAGCCAGACGCATCGTGGCCACGGCCCTGGCGGAGGGGCAGGCCATCCGCATCGAGGGTGGCCATTACGCCTTTGCCGAGGACGCCTGGGAGTGCCCCAAGTTGTCACCGGACCGAGTGTCCGAAACCATCGGAGATGAAAGTATGCCCGGAATGGACGGAACCGGACCGCGCGGCGCGGGCGGCGGCGGACGGTGCATGGGCGGACGCGGCCGTGGAATGGGCCGCGGCCGAGGCGTGGGAGGCCAGGGTCGCGGCATGGGCGGCCAGAATATGGGCCAGGGCGCGGGAACGGGCCAGGGCCGGGGAGCCGGACAACGGTCCGGCGAACAACAGCAAATCAAGGATACAGCCATGAGCAGGATAGCAGTGACCACCGAGGGACCGACCCTGGACGACCGCGTCGACCCCCGTTTCGGACGGGCGGCCGGTTTCGCCATCGTGGACCCGCAGACCATGGCCGTGGTCCAGTACGTGGACAACGGCGGCTCCCAGGCAATGGCCCAGGGGGCCGGAATCCAGGCCGCCGAGAACGTGGCCAACGCGGGCGCCTCGGTCCTGCTGACCGGCTACGTCGGGCCCAAGGCCTTTGCGGCCCTGGAAGCGGCGGGCATCGCCGTGGGCCAGGACGTGGACAACCTGACCGTGCGCCAGGCCGTGGAAAAGTACGTGGCGGGCGAGGTCGACATGGCCGCCAACGCCAACGCCCCGGCCGGAGGCAACAAGTGA
- a CDS encoding PACE efflux transporter, producing the protein MRTHADRLRHTLLYELFGLILCTPLASWALGRDLLRVGLLSVSMSAAAMICNYLFNLAFDHLLLRLGRPLNVRPPWLRALHALSFEVSLTLLTVPLIMWWLDLSPWAALLTDIGYTGFFLVYTYLYNWAYDAVFPMPATPATETAGD; encoded by the coding sequence ATGCGCACCCATGCGGACCGGCTCCGCCACACCCTGCTCTACGAGCTCTTCGGGCTCATCCTGTGCACGCCCCTGGCGTCCTGGGCGCTGGGCCGCGACCTGCTGCGCGTGGGGCTGCTGTCCGTGTCCATGTCCGCCGCGGCCATGATCTGCAACTACCTGTTCAACCTGGCCTTCGACCACCTGCTGCTGCGCCTGGGCCGACCGCTGAACGTGCGCCCGCCCTGGCTGCGCGCCTTGCATGCCCTCAGCTTCGAGGTCTCCCTGACCCTGCTGACCGTGCCGTTGATCATGTGGTGGCTCGACCTCTCCCCGTGGGCCGCCCTGCTCACCGACATCGGCTATACCGGCTTCTTCCTGGTCTATACCTATCTCTACAACTGGGCCTATGACGCGGTCTTCCCCATGCCCGCCACGCCCGCAACGGAAACCGCTGGAGACTAG
- a CDS encoding substrate-binding periplasmic protein — translation MLLLPASARGVEPAERITEVVSAGPSWETFTNRDGTGLYHEVLDAVFALYGVTVRHEYVPSERADELVRLGWADMMLCDDRADPPLRLARYPLYVNDYHVFFNKERIGPWKGAESLRGKEIAAQKGFYHDWDFPVPVRIREMASGVKCLEMVLLGRSDFYVDDMAFIRDSLAKEAAFDRGAFDIRKAGRRSYHPMLNTTPRSNRVVRMYDDGMRTLHERDALRPIYEKWGHTYPDFDSY, via the coding sequence ATGCTGCTGCTTCCCGCTTCCGCCCGTGGCGTGGAGCCCGCCGAACGGATCACCGAGGTCGTATCCGCCGGTCCGTCCTGGGAAACCTTCACCAACAGGGACGGCACCGGGCTGTACCACGAGGTCCTGGACGCGGTCTTCGCCCTGTACGGGGTCACGGTGCGGCACGAGTACGTGCCCTCGGAACGGGCCGACGAGTTGGTCCGGCTGGGCTGGGCCGACATGATGCTCTGCGACGACCGGGCCGACCCGCCCCTGCGCCTGGCCCGATACCCCCTGTACGTCAACGACTACCACGTCTTCTTCAACAAGGAGCGGATCGGCCCGTGGAAGGGGGCCGAGTCCCTGCGCGGCAAGGAGATCGCCGCCCAGAAGGGGTTTTATCACGACTGGGATTTCCCGGTGCCCGTGCGCATTCGCGAGATGGCCTCCGGGGTCAAGTGTCTGGAAATGGTCCTGCTCGGGCGCTCGGACTTCTACGTGGACGACATGGCCTTCATCCGGGACTCCCTCGCCAAGGAGGCCGCGTTCGACCGCGGCGCCTTCGACATCCGCAAGGCGGGCCGCCGCTCCTACCACCCCATGCTCAACACCACCCCGCGCTCCAACCGGGTCGTCAGGATGTACGACGACGGCATGCGCACCCTGCATGAACGGGACGCGCTGAGGCCCATCTACGAGAAATGGGGCCACACCTATCCCGACTTCGACAGCTACTGA
- a CDS encoding ATP-binding protein codes for MIYAVASGKGGTGKTTVSSSLAALWDGPATLVDLDVEEPNLHLFLKPELTDVGKAWIEVPEADESKCTRCRACADICQFKAITVMADTLLVFADMCHGCGGCLAVCPEGALFPGRRELGEICRGTAGRHDFVMGRLRVGEAMSPPLMRQVRRLFPEFSEKGDILIDAPPGVSCPAIAAVTDADCIVLVTEPTPFGFHDFKLAWEAFTPLGKPMGAVINRADLGDTAVRDFCRENDIPVWAEIPYSREVAEAYSRGEVVAEALKELEGTFTGLREHMRAAVAGGDPCAR; via the coding sequence GTGATCTACGCCGTTGCCAGCGGCAAGGGCGGCACGGGCAAGACTACGGTGTCCTCGTCCCTGGCCGCCCTGTGGGACGGACCGGCCACCCTGGTGGATCTGGACGTGGAGGAGCCCAACCTGCACCTCTTTCTCAAGCCCGAGCTGACCGACGTCGGCAAGGCCTGGATCGAGGTCCCGGAGGCGGACGAGTCCAAGTGCACCCGCTGCCGCGCCTGCGCGGACATCTGTCAGTTCAAGGCCATCACGGTCATGGCCGACACCCTGCTCGTGTTCGCGGACATGTGCCACGGCTGCGGCGGCTGCCTGGCGGTCTGCCCGGAGGGCGCGCTCTTTCCGGGCCGCCGCGAGCTGGGCGAGATCTGCCGGGGCACGGCCGGGCGGCACGATTTCGTCATGGGCCGCCTGCGCGTGGGCGAGGCCATGAGCCCGCCGCTCATGCGCCAAGTGCGCCGCCTCTTCCCCGAGTTCTCGGAAAAGGGCGACATCCTCATCGACGCCCCTCCGGGCGTGAGCTGTCCGGCCATCGCGGCCGTGACCGACGCGGACTGCATCGTCCTGGTCACCGAGCCCACGCCCTTCGGGTTTCACGACTTCAAGCTCGCCTGGGAGGCGTTCACGCCGCTGGGCAAACCCATGGGCGCGGTCATCAACCGGGCCGACCTGGGCGACACCGCCGTGCGCGACTTCTGCCGTGAGAACGACATTCCGGTCTGGGCCGAGATTCCCTATTCCAGGGAGGTGGCCGAGGCCTACTCGCGCGGCGAGGTGGTGGCCGAGGCCCTCAAGGAGCTGGAGGGAACATTCACCGGCCTGCGCGAACATATGCGCGCCGCCGTCGCCGGAGGTGACCCATGCGCGAGATAG
- a CDS encoding LysE family translocator has protein sequence MFGVHDFVLFVLSGLLLNITPGQDVFYIVSRGASHGWRIGSVAALGVGTGCFVHVFAAALGLSAILATSAMAFSVVKYAGAAYLIWVGLTMWRKNGDGHDADNNEFFRVNVRKIYSQGFWTNALNPKVALFFMAFLPQFVATDAPNKPLAFLLLGVVFTINGTLVNLAYAWSAAHVSARLGKGGSFGTWAKRAAGTLFIGLGIRLAMSDPVS, from the coding sequence ATGTTCGGCGTCCACGACTTCGTCCTCTTCGTCCTGTCCGGCCTGCTCCTGAACATCACCCCGGGCCAGGACGTCTTCTACATCGTCAGCCGGGGCGCGTCCCACGGCTGGAGGATCGGCTCCGTGGCCGCGCTGGGCGTGGGCACCGGCTGCTTCGTCCACGTCTTCGCCGCCGCGCTCGGCCTGTCCGCCATCCTGGCCACCTCGGCCATGGCCTTCTCCGTGGTCAAATACGCGGGCGCGGCCTACCTCATCTGGGTCGGCCTGACCATGTGGCGCAAAAACGGCGATGGCCACGACGCCGACAACAACGAGTTCTTCCGCGTCAACGTGCGCAAAATCTACTCCCAGGGGTTCTGGACCAACGCCCTCAACCCCAAGGTCGCCCTGTTCTTCATGGCCTTCCTGCCCCAGTTCGTGGCCACGGACGCGCCCAACAAACCGCTCGCCTTCCTGCTCCTCGGCGTGGTCTTCACCATCAACGGCACCCTGGTCAACCTCGCCTACGCATGGTCCGCCGCCCACGTCTCCGCCCGCCTCGGCAAAGGCGGCTCCTTCGGCACCTGGGCCAAACGCGCCGCCGGCACCCTGTTCATCGGCCTCGGCATCCGCCTGGCCATGTCCGACCCCGTCAGCTAG